A region from the Prochlorococcus sp. MIT 0603 genome encodes:
- a CDS encoding anhydro-N-acetylmuramic acid kinase, translating to MYVLGLMSGTSADGVDAALVEFKGRYDKPKWKLINSTSVEYPKKLQEKVVAAGQGVQFSAAEWLELSESITEVYYSAATICDPQGIANAIGCHGQTVFHRPPNISSKGASCQILQAPLLATLLERTVIYDFRAKDLALGGQGAPLTPFLDSALLDKGNGWRGVLNLGGIANLTLIPPSVGPDRNCEVLGWDCGPANTLIDLAVQKITNGQLKYDCDGLIALEGHPDFAVIDQWLKEDFFQALPPKSTGREYFGTQDLERRLEEINSDNNNDWIATLTSFSASVISQDIQNLNHRYSIRPIELLLAGGGSKNPFLVNEIRRRCRGIRISYMDDIGVPVQIREAIAFALLAWWNICQKPCSNLITGAERPVVLGSSVSP from the coding sequence ATGTATGTTTTGGGTTTAATGAGTGGTACCAGTGCCGATGGGGTTGATGCCGCTTTGGTGGAGTTTAAAGGTAGATATGACAAACCCAAATGGAAATTAATTAATTCCACATCAGTTGAATATCCTAAAAAGTTACAAGAAAAAGTTGTTGCTGCTGGACAAGGAGTGCAATTCAGTGCTGCTGAATGGTTAGAGCTTTCTGAAAGCATTACTGAGGTTTATTATTCTGCAGCAACTATTTGTGATCCTCAAGGTATTGCAAATGCTATAGGTTGTCATGGTCAAACTGTATTTCATAGGCCTCCAAATATTTCTTCTAAAGGAGCTAGTTGTCAGATTCTTCAGGCTCCATTGTTGGCAACTCTTTTAGAAAGAACTGTTATTTATGACTTTCGTGCAAAAGATCTTGCTTTAGGAGGGCAAGGAGCTCCTTTAACACCCTTCTTAGATAGTGCATTGTTAGATAAAGGTAACGGTTGGCGAGGAGTGCTTAATCTTGGTGGCATTGCAAACCTTACTTTGATTCCGCCAAGCGTTGGACCTGACAGGAATTGTGAAGTTTTGGGATGGGATTGTGGTCCTGCAAATACTCTTATAGATCTTGCTGTGCAAAAGATTACGAATGGTCAATTAAAATACGATTGTGATGGATTAATTGCTTTAGAGGGACACCCTGATTTTGCGGTTATTGATCAATGGCTTAAGGAGGATTTTTTTCAAGCTCTCCCTCCGAAGTCTACCGGAAGAGAATATTTTGGAACTCAAGATTTAGAAAGGAGATTGGAGGAGATTAACTCTGACAATAATAATGATTGGATTGCAACTCTCACTTCTTTTAGTGCTTCGGTTATTTCTCAAGATATACAAAATTTAAACCATCGTTACTCTATTAGGCCTATTGAATTGTTATTAGCTGGTGGGGGGAGTAAAAACCCTTTTCTTGTTAATGAAATTAGGCGAAGATGCCGAGGGATAAGAATTTCATATATGGATGATATTGGAGTTCCAGTTCAAATAAGAGAAGCCATTGCATTTGCTTTATTGGCATGGTGGAATATTTGTCAAAAACCTTGTAGCAATTTAATAACTGGTGCAGAAAGACCTGTTGTTCTTGGTAGTTCTGTGAGCCCTTAA
- a CDS encoding ribbon-helix-helix domain-containing protein has product MATRQNSSNGKPKSPRVQVVLPESLCDRLTVLAEKESRTISNMAKVLIQEGVDRLESKNLSNTESLADSSNTDQFRSSLEGQQARRLRGAPRRIKFLKP; this is encoded by the coding sequence ATGGCTACCCGGCAAAATTCATCCAACGGAAAGCCAAAATCGCCAAGGGTTCAGGTAGTTCTTCCTGAAAGCCTTTGTGACCGGTTAACTGTTTTGGCTGAAAAAGAATCACGCACAATAAGCAATATGGCAAAAGTTCTTATTCAAGAGGGCGTAGATCGATTGGAATCAAAGAATCTCTCCAATACAGAAAGTCTTGCTGATTCATCTAATACAGATCAATTCAGATCATCTCTTGAAGGACAACAAGCTAGAAGATTAAGAGGTGCACCAAGGAGAATTAAATTTTTGAAGCCCTAA
- a CDS encoding ABC-F family ATP-binding cassette domain-containing protein: MIRLERVSKIYPTAEVLKEITWEIRAGQRIGLVGINGAGKSTQLKLIAGLEDPTTGEVIYEGEPRIAYLQQEFDVDLNRTVREELFQAFADAADVLTQKKSIEHDMASHRAKLDNTYLNNLIKELGSLQIRFESLHGYELEAKIEKLLPKIGFSSNEGDSLVGDFSGGWQMRIALGKILLQDPDLLLLDEPTNHLDLDTIEWLENYLLNQNSAMVIISHDRSFLDKICTHIVSTERGISRTYIGNYSYYLEQKKLELDSAKSAFERQQKELSSQQQYIDRFRASATRSTQAKSREKLLTKIERVDLPISELNKPIFNFPDAPRSGKNVVKVDDLSHTYNEKIIFLGAQLEVEPGNHIAILGPNGSGKSTLLRLIMGIEKPVDGIIEIGSHNVFPSYFEQNQSEALNLQKTVLDTFFDSAPDWTQTKARSLLGSFGFSNDDVFKTVSDLSGGEKARLALALIIIKPCNLLLLDEPTNHLDIPAKEMLETAIKDFQGALLVVSHDRYFISKVANTIVEIKDGQLYLYRGNYEYYKEKKIQEKEKTEKLIAEAEREAKRIEKRKLKSKNKSKKKK; encoded by the coding sequence GTGATCAGACTTGAACGTGTTAGCAAAATTTATCCAACTGCTGAAGTCCTTAAAGAAATCACTTGGGAAATAAGGGCTGGACAACGGATCGGATTAGTTGGCATTAATGGTGCAGGTAAATCAACCCAATTGAAGCTTATAGCGGGTTTGGAAGATCCGACGACAGGAGAAGTGATATATGAGGGTGAGCCTCGTATAGCTTATTTGCAACAAGAATTTGATGTTGATTTAAATAGGACTGTTAGAGAGGAGTTGTTTCAAGCATTTGCTGATGCTGCAGATGTTTTAACTCAAAAAAAATCCATCGAACATGATATGGCTTCCCATAGAGCCAAATTAGACAATACTTATCTTAATAATTTAATTAAGGAATTAGGTAGCCTTCAGATTCGTTTTGAGTCACTACATGGATATGAATTAGAGGCAAAGATTGAGAAATTACTTCCCAAAATTGGTTTTAGCTCTAATGAGGGAGATTCTTTAGTTGGGGATTTTTCTGGTGGTTGGCAAATGAGGATTGCATTAGGCAAAATTCTTCTTCAGGATCCTGATCTTTTGTTGTTAGATGAACCTACAAACCATTTAGATTTAGATACTATTGAATGGCTAGAGAATTATTTATTAAATCAAAATTCTGCGATGGTAATAATAAGTCATGATAGAAGTTTTCTTGATAAGATTTGCACGCATATTGTTAGTACTGAAAGAGGTATATCAAGAACTTATATAGGGAATTATAGTTATTATTTAGAACAAAAAAAACTTGAATTAGATTCTGCAAAGTCTGCTTTTGAGCGTCAGCAAAAAGAACTTTCATCCCAACAACAATATATTGACAGATTTAGAGCAAGTGCAACCAGAAGTACACAAGCAAAAAGTAGAGAAAAGTTGTTGACTAAAATAGAAAGAGTAGATTTACCAATTTCAGAGTTAAATAAGCCTATTTTTAATTTTCCAGATGCTCCTAGATCCGGCAAAAATGTAGTTAAAGTAGATGATTTATCTCATACTTATAATGAAAAAATTATTTTTTTAGGAGCTCAACTAGAAGTTGAACCAGGTAATCATATCGCAATTTTAGGTCCTAATGGATCAGGTAAGTCAACCTTGCTTCGCTTAATAATGGGTATAGAAAAACCTGTTGATGGAATAATAGAAATAGGTTCTCATAATGTTTTTCCTAGTTATTTTGAGCAAAATCAATCTGAAGCACTTAATTTGCAGAAAACCGTTTTAGATACCTTCTTTGATTCAGCTCCAGATTGGACACAAACCAAAGCAAGATCTTTATTAGGAAGTTTTGGCTTTAGTAATGATGATGTATTTAAAACAGTTTCTGATTTAAGTGGAGGTGAAAAAGCTAGACTTGCATTGGCTTTAATTATTATTAAACCTTGTAATTTACTTCTTCTAGATGAACCAACTAATCATTTAGATATCCCCGCTAAAGAAATGCTTGAAACTGCAATAAAAGATTTTCAGGGAGCCTTACTTGTTGTTTCACATGATCGCTATTTTATTTCAAAGGTAGCGAATACAATAGTTGAAATTAAAGATGGACAATTATATCTTTACAGAGGTAATTATGAATATTATAAGGAGAAGAAGATTCAAGAAAAAGAAAAGACTGAGAAATTAATTGCTGAGGCTGAAAGAGAAGCAAAGAGAATAGAAAAACGAAAATTAAAGAGTAAAAATAAATCCAAGAAAAAGAAATGA
- a CDS encoding trypsin-like peptidase domain-containing protein, with translation MIKSDYKHYLIGLYILTLGIPSPARPSLSVPMFKGIEAKSNAIYTKKSFVSEALKKSGPAVVTIETKKRVITNNRSKLPQGFLIDEYFERFFGIPNFQYPKSSIERRQGSGVIFSTKGLVLTNAHVVEGTDELIVGLSNGQRVSGKVVGQDMLTDLAVIRLDTPGPWPKAVLGNSEKIEVGDWAIAVGNPYGLEKTVTLGIISNLNRNVSQLGIADKRLNLIQTDAAINPGNSGGPLLNAQGEVIGINTLVRSGPGAGLGFAIPINKAINIANQLVLKGKAIHPMIGVHLANINEDGNRFENQLKQGALIIYILPNGPADKEGLMVNDIIMSVNEEKIRYPQDVVNFINNNGVNKEIQFTILRRSRILKINIKPEDISKFRRVR, from the coding sequence ATGATTAAAAGTGACTATAAACACTATCTTATTGGTCTATACATATTAACTTTAGGAATACCAAGTCCTGCAAGGCCATCTCTATCAGTACCTATGTTTAAGGGAATAGAGGCCAAAAGTAATGCAATTTATACTAAGAAATCATTTGTTTCAGAAGCTTTAAAAAAAAGCGGCCCTGCAGTAGTAACTATTGAAACAAAAAAGAGAGTTATAACTAATAACAGAAGCAAGTTACCTCAAGGTTTTTTAATAGATGAATATTTTGAAAGATTCTTTGGAATCCCTAATTTTCAATATCCAAAATCTAGTATTGAAAGACGTCAAGGCAGCGGTGTTATTTTTTCAACTAAAGGTCTCGTCCTAACTAATGCTCATGTTGTGGAAGGGACAGATGAACTAATTGTAGGCCTGTCAAATGGTCAAAGAGTTTCGGGTAAAGTGGTTGGCCAAGACATGCTTACAGATCTAGCCGTAATTCGACTAGACACACCTGGTCCATGGCCAAAAGCAGTCCTAGGTAATTCTGAGAAAATAGAAGTAGGAGATTGGGCCATTGCTGTTGGCAATCCATATGGACTAGAAAAAACTGTAACTCTAGGTATTATCAGCAATCTAAATAGAAATGTATCTCAGCTAGGAATTGCAGATAAGCGACTAAACCTAATCCAAACAGATGCTGCGATTAACCCTGGAAATTCTGGAGGCCCCCTATTAAATGCTCAAGGAGAAGTTATTGGTATTAATACACTAGTGAGGTCAGGACCAGGCGCAGGCTTAGGATTTGCAATACCAATTAATAAAGCAATTAATATTGCCAATCAATTAGTACTAAAAGGTAAAGCAATTCATCCAATGATTGGTGTGCATCTAGCCAATATAAATGAAGATGGTAATCGTTTTGAGAATCAGTTAAAGCAAGGTGCACTGATTATATATATCCTCCCCAATGGACCTGCAGATAAAGAAGGTCTTATGGTAAATGATATTATAATGAGTGTAAATGAAGAAAAAATAAGATACCCACAAGATGTAGTTAATTTTATTAATAATAATGGAGTAAATAAAGAAATACAGTTCACTATTTTAAGAAGAAGTAGAATTCTTAAAATTAATATTAAACCAGAAGATATTAGTAAATTCAGAAGGGTAAGATAA
- a CDS encoding DUF2973 domain-containing protein: MMFGSIFPFLYVLVVIGLLWKAFQVMAKGFFAFQEFDNQQIPLKKDRTGQFTIHPELLNEQGKITDEELLTVRFSNDLDPPKPTQPSSE; the protein is encoded by the coding sequence ATGATGTTTGGTTCTATTTTCCCATTTTTATACGTCTTAGTTGTCATTGGGCTTTTGTGGAAAGCATTTCAAGTTATGGCAAAAGGTTTTTTTGCTTTTCAAGAGTTTGATAACCAACAAATTCCTTTAAAGAAAGATCGTACTGGTCAATTTACAATCCACCCTGAATTGCTTAATGAGCAAGGGAAAATTACAGATGAGGAACTTCTCACTGTTCGTTTTTCTAATGATTTGGATCCTCCTAAGCCAACACAACCTTCTTCTGAATAG
- a CDS encoding chlorophyll a/b-binding protein has translation MAPDDVEPRYGFVNYAEIWNGRLAMLGIIVGLSTELLTGQGILGQIGFG, from the coding sequence ATGGCACCTGATGATGTTGAACCTCGTTATGGATTTGTCAATTATGCTGAAATTTGGAATGGGAGGCTAGCTATGCTTGGAATAATTGTCGGGTTAAGTACCGAATTATTAACAGGGCAAGGAATTCTAGGTCAAATTGGCTTTGGTTGA
- the xseA gene encoding exodeoxyribonuclease VII large subunit, which yields MDTETLPNFSIAELNEAIGKLLSRGFAPKFLLHGSVSKSQLKNGHLWLTLTDGKATVSAVIWSSILKNLDFRPNEKDGVEIFGKLNFWETRATLVVQVINIRPTLSTVLRQFELARNVLLQEGLIDLEKSRPLPKFPNAIAILTSVPSSAYADMIRTAKERWPLTKLLIFPIPVQGDVSRKIQLVLKHLSYRYKELDFQALVLARGGGSREDLMVFDDEELCRQLAKFPVPVITGIGHEDDLTVADLVADHRSSTPTASIVDLLPSREIAKSHCAQIRQRYKDYFTWIIQNKSNNLLERMRILSNNSPIKLLNTKRDLLLQKKQLLQALSPKQILNRGFCIVRNSQNMTLNTIKNVIVGDSLMIEFSNGKIQTIVKSISNKINR from the coding sequence TTGGATACTGAAACACTCCCAAATTTTTCTATTGCTGAGTTAAATGAAGCGATAGGAAAACTTCTATCAAGGGGCTTTGCTCCCAAATTTTTATTGCATGGTTCAGTATCCAAGTCTCAATTGAAAAATGGTCATCTATGGCTCACTCTGACCGATGGTAAAGCAACTGTATCAGCCGTTATATGGTCTTCAATATTGAAAAACCTTGATTTTCGTCCTAATGAAAAAGATGGTGTTGAAATATTTGGCAAATTAAATTTTTGGGAGACTAGAGCAACTTTAGTTGTTCAAGTAATCAATATTAGGCCTACTCTTTCAACAGTTTTAAGACAATTTGAACTAGCCAGAAACGTTTTACTTCAAGAAGGTTTGATAGATCTTGAGAAGAGTAGACCATTGCCTAAATTCCCCAATGCCATTGCTATTTTAACAAGTGTGCCAAGCTCAGCTTATGCAGATATGATTCGAACTGCAAAAGAGCGCTGGCCCCTCACAAAGTTGTTAATTTTTCCTATACCAGTTCAAGGTGATGTATCACGGAAAATCCAATTAGTTTTAAAGCATCTGTCTTATAGATACAAGGAATTAGATTTTCAAGCACTTGTTTTAGCAAGAGGTGGAGGGAGTAGGGAGGATTTAATGGTTTTTGATGATGAGGAGTTATGTAGACAATTGGCAAAATTCCCAGTACCAGTGATAACAGGTATTGGCCATGAAGATGATTTAACTGTTGCTGATCTTGTTGCTGATCATAGATCCTCAACTCCTACAGCATCAATAGTAGATTTATTACCTAGTAGAGAAATTGCAAAAAGCCATTGTGCGCAGATTAGACAAAGATACAAAGATTACTTTACTTGGATTATTCAAAATAAAAGTAATAATCTTTTAGAAAGAATGAGGATTTTATCTAATAATTCACCTATCAAATTGTTGAACACAAAGAGAGACCTTCTCTTGCAAAAGAAACAATTATTACAAGCATTATCACCTAAGCAGATTTTAAATAGGGGTTTCTGTATAGTACGCAATAGTCAGAATATGACATTAAATACTATTAAGAATGTTATAGTTGGTGATTCATTAATGATTGAATTTAGCAATGGGAAGATTCAAACTATTGTAAAATCTATTTCCAATAAAATAAATCGTTAA
- the xseB gene encoding exodeoxyribonuclease VII small subunit, which produces MSNSNSINKNSKFVRSKDVKISHKESKKKDLLLSISKLSYEDSLKELDLIISKLHNQSLLVEELEENYLLATLYLEHCELLLDNVEQKVIEFDSSKIESYSD; this is translated from the coding sequence ATGTCAAATTCAAATTCAATCAATAAAAACTCTAAATTTGTACGCTCAAAAGATGTTAAAATATCACATAAAGAATCAAAGAAAAAAGATCTTCTTCTAAGTATATCAAAATTATCTTATGAAGACTCTTTAAAAGAATTAGATTTGATTATTAGTAAACTTCATAATCAATCTTTGCTTGTTGAAGAGTTAGAAGAAAATTATCTTCTTGCAACTCTATACCTAGAGCATTGTGAGCTTCTTTTAGATAATGTTGAACAAAAAGTGATAGAGTTTGACTCTAGTAAAATTGAATCTTATAGTGATTAA
- a CDS encoding YihY/virulence factor BrkB family protein yields MVTNWKRQFNWLLRSLWQASQRWNRCDCVDLSAAFAYYTLQSFFPILLISLSSASWFLGKQQGLDQQIIGLAAQVLPPSVVGLVETTLIKLVNQGFGAGILGAMFLIITAGNAYLTLQRGADRLWEDALPSKTTSIPLRMQAFRLIRNRIEAFLVVLLVGLFMVIDEVSSYLKMIPGAVWTELQDANPQFTDTLSKIPLIEAGQIILPFIGFTIMALLLQALVPRRRVPIRPLIPGAIMIGGLLTILNSAVSRTILSLGSRFQAYGIISGVLVLTLWIWLVGLIIYFGQCWSVGLVSNQVNRHRKTKTLHISI; encoded by the coding sequence GTGGTAACCAATTGGAAGCGTCAGTTTAATTGGCTTCTTAGAAGCTTATGGCAAGCTTCTCAAAGATGGAATCGATGTGACTGTGTAGATCTAAGTGCAGCATTTGCCTATTACACATTACAGTCTTTCTTTCCAATCCTATTAATCTCCTTGTCTTCTGCCTCATGGTTTTTAGGTAAGCAACAAGGACTAGATCAACAAATTATTGGTTTAGCAGCACAAGTATTACCTCCCTCTGTAGTTGGACTGGTAGAAACAACTCTCATCAAACTTGTAAATCAAGGATTCGGTGCAGGAATATTAGGTGCGATGTTTTTAATTATCACTGCAGGCAATGCATATCTAACTCTTCAAAGAGGTGCCGATAGACTTTGGGAAGATGCTTTACCATCCAAAACAACCTCCATTCCTCTGCGAATGCAAGCTTTTAGATTAATTAGAAACAGAATAGAAGCTTTCCTAGTTGTATTACTAGTCGGACTATTTATGGTTATTGATGAAGTCAGCTCTTATTTAAAAATGATACCAGGTGCTGTATGGACTGAACTTCAAGATGCTAATCCTCAATTCACAGATACATTATCAAAAATTCCATTAATCGAAGCTGGGCAAATAATATTACCTTTTATAGGTTTTACAATCATGGCACTATTATTACAAGCATTAGTTCCTAGAAGAAGGGTCCCTATTCGCCCTCTTATTCCAGGAGCAATAATGATTGGCGGATTACTAACAATATTAAACTCAGCAGTTAGCAGAACTATTTTATCTCTAGGTTCAAGATTTCAAGCATATGGAATTATTAGCGGAGTTTTAGTGTTAACACTTTGGATATGGTTAGTTGGTTTAATTATTTATTTTGGTCAATGTTGGAGTGTTGGATTAGTAAGCAATCAAGTAAATAGACATAGAAAAACAAAAACTCTGCATATATCTATATAA
- a CDS encoding inositol monophosphatase family protein has product MNSAQQDKLDQTQFEALHTLVNEVAARQLKDFGQINSELKADGTLITSCDRWSDEHIVKGISNITGNQEGVLSEEGSKLIPSTNSYWVVDPLDGTTNFAAGIPFWAISIARFTDGQPETALLDIPALKKRILAIRGRGVWMNNKLINSQPIRTQSDCVSVCSRSISVLQKQPHERFPGKIRLLGVSSLNMTSVATGQTFGALEATPKIWDIAAAWLILNELGCSIKWLDLNPENIERGKDLTSVDFPLIAANSKQNLDRLVPWGNILMN; this is encoded by the coding sequence ATGAATAGTGCTCAGCAGGATAAGCTGGATCAAACTCAATTTGAAGCTCTTCATACTTTAGTGAATGAGGTAGCAGCAAGACAATTGAAAGATTTTGGTCAAATTAATTCTGAGTTAAAAGCAGATGGAACATTAATCACCAGCTGTGATCGCTGGAGTGATGAGCATATTGTGAAGGGCATATCAAATATTACTGGTAATCAAGAAGGTGTGTTGAGCGAAGAAGGATCTAAGTTAATACCTTCTACTAATTCATATTGGGTAGTAGATCCACTAGATGGAACAACAAACTTTGCTGCAGGTATTCCTTTCTGGGCAATCTCAATAGCACGTTTTACAGATGGTCAACCCGAAACAGCTCTCCTTGATATCCCTGCACTCAAAAAAAGAATTCTTGCAATTAGGGGTAGAGGAGTATGGATGAATAACAAGTTAATTAATAGTCAACCGATCAGAACTCAAAGTGACTGTGTGTCTGTTTGTAGTCGATCAATTAGTGTATTGCAAAAACAACCACATGAACGTTTTCCTGGAAAGATAAGGTTGCTTGGGGTTTCTAGTTTAAATATGACAAGTGTTGCAACAGGTCAAACATTTGGGGCACTAGAAGCAACTCCTAAAATATGGGATATAGCCGCAGCATGGTTAATTTTAAATGAGCTTGGTTGTTCAATTAAGTGGTTAGATCTTAACCCTGAAAATATTGAGCGAGGAAAAGACCTTACTTCAGTTGATTTCCCTTTAATAGCAGCTAATTCCAAACAAAACTTAGATAGACTTGTTCCTTGGGGAAATATATTAATGAATTAG
- a CDS encoding TolC family protein has translation MRKNISLANIKKISANIIFLFLLGNDGLNYAQSNELKTSNDYSSDKILWEKIINHSPKEKVNKEDFKLKKTNQKTQKIKNEIKNRYIKAHKKNKDTVIIKRYELENLIKSNSAEIKIMEARVNEARYLLKSELASWYPKLNLSSNGFPQYLKGNVYNDLSTNTSSDQKKASIKATLKWDIINPSRIPQISAARDQFENSRIAYSIKLRDLLLEANTQYFNLQKSFQDIRIAKDSIETSKISLKEARVKFKSGLISKLEVLEAKTQLYKDKQLLTEKLGMKKINQRKFAQLLNLDQNISPKINSEPRIIGIWEPSLEESIDSGYKYRKELDQLKRKVSINNNKAKIARSTNQPKVSIYNTFDSSISKGEIASSSPRTNNSINSTSNTVGIQFEWPIFDGGYGKSKYYASKEKVKELESQFYLKKTQIRKEIEEAFFKLEIAQKNIKNSFEAIQSAKESLRLSILRLQAGITTQREVITSQRDLTQAEVNYIKSITDFNTNIISLERKTGLRSLNDCTKISIERKSLNTDKLNYKNSLEQLSFDKDTCMELL, from the coding sequence ATGAGAAAGAATATCTCTTTAGCTAATATCAAAAAAATATCCGCCAATATTATTTTCTTATTTCTACTTGGAAATGATGGATTAAACTACGCACAATCCAATGAATTAAAAACATCTAATGATTATTCTTCTGATAAAATTTTATGGGAAAAAATAATTAATCATTCACCGAAAGAAAAAGTAAATAAGGAAGATTTTAAATTAAAAAAGACAAATCAAAAAACGCAAAAGATAAAGAACGAAATAAAAAATAGATATATTAAAGCCCATAAAAAAAACAAAGATACTGTTATTATTAAGCGATACGAGTTAGAGAATTTAATAAAGTCTAATAGCGCTGAAATTAAAATAATGGAGGCAAGAGTTAATGAAGCCAGATACTTATTGAAAAGTGAACTAGCGTCTTGGTATCCAAAATTAAACTTATCTAGTAATGGTTTCCCTCAATATCTAAAGGGTAATGTCTATAATGATTTATCTACTAATACATCAAGTGATCAAAAAAAAGCTAGCATAAAAGCTACATTAAAATGGGATATAATTAATCCTTCAAGGATTCCTCAAATATCAGCAGCAAGAGATCAATTTGAGAATTCCAGAATTGCTTATTCAATTAAATTACGTGATTTATTATTGGAAGCTAATACACAATATTTTAATCTTCAAAAATCATTTCAAGATATACGTATTGCAAAAGATTCCATAGAAACATCAAAAATATCATTAAAAGAAGCACGAGTTAAGTTCAAATCAGGTTTAATATCTAAACTTGAAGTTTTAGAAGCAAAGACACAATTATATAAAGACAAGCAGTTATTAACAGAAAAGCTAGGAATGAAGAAGATTAATCAAAGAAAATTTGCTCAATTATTAAACCTTGATCAAAATATATCTCCCAAAATTAATTCAGAGCCAAGAATTATTGGAATTTGGGAACCTTCTCTAGAAGAAAGCATAGATTCTGGATATAAATATAGAAAGGAATTAGATCAATTAAAGAGGAAAGTATCCATCAATAATAATAAAGCAAAAATAGCCCGGTCAACTAATCAACCTAAAGTCTCTATCTATAATACCTTTGACAGTTCCATATCAAAAGGTGAAATAGCATCTTCATCTCCAAGAACTAACAATAGTATTAATAGTACAAGTAATACTGTTGGCATTCAATTTGAATGGCCAATCTTTGATGGTGGATATGGGAAATCAAAATACTACGCCAGCAAGGAGAAGGTTAAAGAATTAGAATCACAATTTTATTTAAAGAAAACACAAATAAGAAAAGAAATTGAAGAGGCTTTCTTTAAATTAGAAATTGCACAAAAAAATATTAAAAATTCATTTGAAGCCATACAATCAGCTAAAGAATCTTTAAGATTGTCTATCTTAAGATTACAAGCAGGTATCACAACCCAACGAGAGGTTATTACTAGTCAAAGAGATCTTACTCAAGCAGAAGTTAATTACATCAAATCTATTACTGACTTCAACACAAATATAATAAGTTTAGAAAGAAAGACCGGGCTTAGAAGCTTAAATGATTGCACCAAAATAAGTATAGAAAGAAAATCTTTAAATACTGATAAATTAAATTATAAAAATTCGCTAGAGCAATTATCATTTGATAAAGATACCTGCATGGAACTTTTATAG